The Prosthecobacter vanneervenii region AAGTTCGACACCAGTCTCGGCTCCTTCAAATCCTTCCTCCTCAACCAGGCTCGCTGGCGCATCCTCGATCAGTTCCGCCGCCGCAAGAAACAGCAGAGCCGCGAAGCCAATCTCTACGCGGATGAAACCGACGAGCGCCGCACCGCCCCCATTGACCGCTGCGCCGACCCCAATGGCGTCGCCCTCGAAAAACTCTGGGAGAAGGAATGGCAGGACAAGGTCATGGACATCGCCCTGCGCCGTGTCCGCGCCCTCGTCTCCCCACGCCAATTCCAGATCTTCTCCTGCTACGTCCTCAAAGGCTGGAGCCCCGAGCGCGTAAAAAAGGAGCTCGGCGTCAACGCCG contains the following coding sequences:
- a CDS encoding sigma-70 family RNA polymerase sigma factor, coding for MSDIPNVAETEELLKETSGSPPTRKTLIEKLDNWDDWASWDEFYRTYSGFVFHVARKTGLSDDEANDVVQETFIGVAKNLQKKKFDTSLGSFKSFLLNQARWRILDQFRRRKKQQSREANLYADETDERRTAPIDRCADPNGVALEKLWEKEWQDKVMDIALRRVRALVSPRQFQIFSCYVLKGWSPERVKKELGVNAAQVYLAKHRVGRILKREAAKLSETEQ